The sequence TTCAGACTGTTTCGAATATCTCAGAGTTGTTTCAGATGGACTCTGATGCCCTGCTTGGGCTCAACAATCTTACTTCTCCTTCTGAGGCACTCAGAGCAGGTAGGGAGGTTCTTATTCCCATTGACTGTTCTTGCTCAGGTCAATATTTTCAGGCAAGTTTCAGCTACATGGTTTCCGAAAACACATCATACTCCGAGATAGCTTGTGGCGTTTTCGAAGGCTTGCTTAAGTCCTTTACATTTCGTGAGGAAAACTTGTCCCAAGAAAACAAGCTTAAGGTTGGTACTGAACTTCTTTTGCCTCTAAGATGTGCTTGTCCTGATAAGTTAGCTAGCAGTAGTGGAGTGAAGTACCTTGTGACATACCCTTTTGTAGAAGGCGACGGACCAATCATATTGAGCCAGAAGTTTGGCATCTCTCCTGAAGATTTATGGGCCGTAAATCATTTAGGACCAAGCCAAACTGTATTTCCAAAAACAACTGTTTTAGTTCCCTTGAGAGCACCTCCGGTCTTAAACTTCAATATCCTAGATTCTCCACCTCCAGCTCCTGATTTTCTTCCCACAAATCCTGTTgaaaaaactgttaaaaacacaaaagtgaagaaattgTATATAGCAGGGTCCGTTCTTGGGTTTTCTCTGCTACTTGCAGCATtaattgcatttataattttgtataGAAGGGCCTCAAAGAAATGGAAGAGTGAGAAGCTCCAGTCCTTTACTGCTCTGAGCTCTCCAATTTCATGTTCAACAGTCAGAAGCCCTCTTAAATCCGGTCAAACAGGCAGAAGCTCTCCAATTTCATCATGTTTATCTCCGGATATTCTTGCTGGATTGAAGTATTCTTTGTTCAACTATAGCTTAGAAGAACTCAGGAGAGCAACAAGGGATTTCaatgaagaaaacaagatTGGTTCTCTGGTCTATAGGGGATTGATAAATAATGTTGAAGTGATGATCAAGCAGATGCGGTTTGAAGATACCAGCCATGTTATTGATGTACATTCAAAAATCAACCACATCAACATCTTGAACTTAGAGGCTGTTTCTTATGGAGAAAATCACTTGGCTTGGTCTTATCTGGTGTTTGAGTATCCAAGCAATGGCTGCTTGAGGGACTGCTTGTCTAGTCCATCTATTACTCCTCTCAAGTGGCATCGACGAACACAAATAGCTTTCGATATTGCTACAGGACTTCACTATTTACACTGTTGTACTTTCCCTTCATGTGCACACCTAGACATAAATACTAGAAACATTTTTGTGACAGAAAATTGGAGGGCAAAACTTTCGAATATTGGAACTATCTCTGCGTTTGGATCTTCCGAAGGAAATGACAAAGGATGGGTTGCACCAGAGTACCTCCTGCATGGCTCAGCTTCTGAGAAGGTGGATATTTTTGCATTTGGAGTTGTTTTGCTTGAGCTCATCTCAGCAAGAGAGGACATTGATGGAAAGTTTTTCAAAGAGTCCATCAAATTTTTGGGAGGAGGTGCTAGCAAAGGTGGTTTCCTCGAACAACTTAGAAGCTTCATGGATCCGCAGCTGGAGGACTATCCTCTTGCAGAGGCTTTATGCTTGGCTGTTTTAGCAAAGGGGTGTGTGGAGGATGACCCTCTCCATCGGCCGTCCATCGATGATATCATGAAAGTCCTTGCCAGAATGGTCTGATCAGAAGTTGATCGATAACAAAGAACCAGATTGGTCACCGATTATGGAAGAACACTTTTCCACTGAACTGTAATGGTGTAAAACCTGTGGTTGTTAAAGTTGGATCATAAGTGATTCCATGCCCTCCTTTGTACAGATTGTTTATGTCTCTAATATCAGGTTCTTTATGTAATGTATGAACGTCCTTTGCTTTGTATTCATGGACCTTAATATTATTAGAAAGAAACAGTTAAATCATGCGGTTGAAAGGAATTGGATAACTTGAAAAAGAAGGGTTAGAGCATGAACCATGATCCCCATGATCCGAAAATAAGCCACTCATTATTTTAaagttatttttcttcattattaCCCTCTTAAATTATTGTTCATGTTTTAGTTTATTACATCAGTTCTTAGATAAGAGACAAGCATGCATCCAAGGGTATGTAATTGGAAGATATGGCTGGTTAGATTCCCTTTGGTCAGTGCTCACATCACATGTTGTCTGAAGAGACTTATTTaatacattttcattttctggtGACGCCAAGAATTTGTTGCTTCCACTTGTTTGGTATATACTTCCCTTAATTCTAATGTTTTATGGACCACCTAGAGTACTAGAAGTTTTTCAGCCTAATAATTATTTTCCCCCATAAAAACGAAGAGTAATGGAAGGCGCAAGGCTCTTTAAATTCTCCGACGTGGGATTCACACTCTCAACACGGCCACCATTTGATAATTTGTGTCAACCTTGCTGCTAGTGGATATGATATCACTCTTTGTTCAAGATTTTTGATCTAATCCTCTAAAATCTGATAAGATGAGCTTTATATGATGCTGCTCTTCCCTCCACCCTTGTGTTTTCTACTTAATTCTCCTCATCTTTCTGCCTTCCACTTTCTCTAAGTGGGATTTTGATTATTGCTTGAACAGTTATGCTCGGAAGTTAATATGAATTATTTATACgtaacaaaaaggaaaagtaatTTAACATGGTCCAAGCTTCCCCCAACAAAAAAACGAAAACTTGGAgaagaaatggaaaaatgGTGTACAAAAGAAACATGGCTAGAGGAACCCTAGTGATCATAAGTTGCTTATTTAAACCAGACCCTGCATATCTCCTCCAGGTTGGTGATATATACTTGAGCCATAGAACTCTAGCTAGATTCAATTCTCTTCCTCTACTGTGGGTTTATAAAGTTGCACGACGCGCCTGTTTCTCGGTTGAACTGGTCTTGCATTAGTGTCTGACCCCTGCAAGATCTTTCACATTAGTACACACAAAGTATCAAATTATcaatgcatatatattttgCACATTAAAAGATTTAGGATTGAACTTACATCATGAACAGCTACACGGAGCAATTTGACCTGTTCACTTGAGACACTCCTCACCTGATGATTCAAATAAGATTcagataaaaaaatttgtcacTAGGAAATGTATTATGATGTTTTGGTTAGGGAAGTAGAGGAAAGGAAACTAACCTTTTCAACAATTGTCCAGATAACATCTTGTGTGCAAGGAGGAATCGTAAGAGAGCCAATATATCTGTAATACTTTATACTGCctgtttttatttgctttGGATCAACCATACCAACCACTTTCTGCTTTTCACTGGTACCAGAGATGTCTGCTAAATAATCCATTATCTAAAACACAAAGACAGAATTAAGCACATCAAACATGAGAGAGATAAATAAAACTATATAATTTCGACTACATGAGAGATGTGGTCAACAATGTAGTCAATAAATGTGGTAAATGTAGCATCACTCAAGAGATTAATTACCGAAGTCAAAAAAGGATCAGGCTCTCCAATCTTATACAGGATTCCAGTCACGGCGTTCTTTCCAGTTGGGCTCTGATGAACCAGATGCACCTCTAAATCAAAGCTCTTGTCATTGACGGTGTGTTCAGAAGGTGAGTGCCAGTGGCATTGTTTGAGCTGATACAGAGTTCCATTTATTCGTATAAATCCTGCATCAGCTTCCCACTTCAACTGCAGCCACAAATTGTTCAAACATATGATGATTAATATTTGGTAAAAGTACTTTTTCCTTAGGGACTTCAAGGAAAATTAAACTTCACCAAACCCAATTTAAGTGCACCTTTAGCTCTATCTTACCATAATATCATGGCCCCTATTCTCAAGAGTTGCATTACGAGGCCTGTAGCTACCCTGAAGTCTCCCCATATCTGACACTACTTCAACTCTATCATCTAACAGATCGATCGGAGACTGCATCGATCCCTTGTTACACATGCTCCATTCTTGGCGAATCTTTCCCCATCGAGCTGGCCCCTTCTCACTGTCATCTTCATAATTAAactccctctcttcttctGCACCATCAAGAATATTAACAAAGATGAGAAGCAATGGACTAATAACAAAAGTCCATAGCAGCACTACCAGTGGCCAACTTTATAAAGCAAGCAAACCATAATTTAAGCTAGGTCTCAGCCAACTTACTACCACAATTATAtgcatgtgtgtgtatatatatacatataaaacaagaaaagttgAAATTCCTTTGTGCAAAAATGGCTGAGAGCCAAGGGCCACAATGACATGTTTGTTTCAGAAAATGCATAACCTACCCAAAAGAGAGATTAATAATGAAACTGTTTTGGGCACATTCTGTATTTCTAAATAgttaaaataataatcaacATGAAGTTATTAATGCCCTTACCAACTTCGTCAGATGTTGCTTGGCATGAAAGCAACAAAACAAGGACAATGAGGAAACTGCAAACCAAGATTAGTGTGGCAAACTTCTCCATTTTTGTGCTGCACTGAGAGCTTATCGGGGAATAGGTttagttgcttacatatatacatatatatagccTATAGGCATCAGCCTGAAGtatgaaaacagaaaaacaagtCTTCCACGATCAAGAGACTTTCaaacaaattttcttcttggaCTTCATATTTTCTCTGGTGGAGATCTGATTTGAAAGAAATTATAGACAGACAAGTTACAAGTCAATACACAATTTTTAATgaactaaattaaaatatataccATTTCGAAGATGACCCTAACGGtgctctttttcttgtttcatgtCTTAAATTTTCTACAAGGTAGACTCCATCTGATTTACGTCGTTACGATTCTTGAGATAATTATTAgagttttgattttatatattgaGTGGATCTATGCGTCATGCATTTGAACAGGTAGCTATAGACTATAGTCTTGGAGGTTGGTTAAACATGTGGGTTTAATAGTTGGGTGGTTGGTGGTTTAAAGGTGATGTACGAGGTTCTACCTATAGTCTGTTTGTGATTTGCTTGttttttattgagaaattCTAGGATTACATATAATTCAGTCAAAAAAGTCATTAACCACAAAGGGTCAATACAAACTAGCTATAAAGGGCCATTATAATAACGAAGCTGTCTAACATCAAAATGAAGACAATTTGGTGCGCCTCCACTAACAATCATGCGGGATCGAAGAAAttctggcataggcatcccaactaagattgcaaactcataaaaataaaaaataatcgaaaaaaatttaattaaagattgaaataataataataataataagcacataaataaataaatgaactAGGTCTCTCACCTTGCCTCTCCTTCCCCCTCCACCTCATGAAAAAGAGGGTTTCGCACATGAAACCTCACACTTAATAGATTTTCTAACGTTCACGCTAATGATGGAGCCACAGTGtaaaattttacaaatatagGGCACttaattgttaaaattgagagTATACAAGATTAAACATGCCTTACGAGTACAACTGCAGAGTACCAAACTGAAATTAACCctacaaaatataaacatactCCACAATTTCCACAAATTTAAATTCACAAAACATATAGAAACTATATAttgatttttcaaaataaactTACGATGTAACGATGGAACATGACATAATAGTCTAGATGATCAATGTAGACAATTCATGCACGTATACGGTTTGTGATAGTAAATTAGTGCATACAAATCTGATATACACCATTATGCATATATAAACTCTATTCATATTAAACTAATAGTTACTCACCATCTAGTTTAGCAGCGCTTCTCtttccaaaatttgaagagaTCCCAAGTTCAAATCTCTTTcccttttaataaaaataaataaacaaactaATCTTTCATATTTgactattttatttgtaaaataGCTATGTAGACCAGTTCGTAAATTAACTATTAGTTGAATTATAGAGTCAAATTCTGAACCATCCATGGCCGCCAGAAGGTCAAAGGGAACTTCAACTCCGATTCTCCCATGTGATGTGAGCTCGCTGTTGCATTGTATCAGCATTGAAAAcgattccactttggaatggAAGTTGTGTTCCGACATATAAAATGTATTCGTGGGAACTAATTTCAGAGAGGTGATCGAATTACAGTGACGACATTGGGAGAATTGAAATCATggtggccaaaatcattttcgATCCTAATTAACACTAatgaccaaattttttttttcctcttataaaaataaagagaaatgaaagaaagaaagtactTACCAATCGCCCATGCTCGggtgaacccaaaaataaatatgaaccACACCAAATCTTTTAAAAAGAACCATTGGGCACCTAATCCTGCGTTTcgacaaagaaatttaaaacacaaaatgaaatttaaagtttttctttataggtgaataatttataaatgacTGTGGTTGGTAGAAGTGttgtagtggtggtggtggaggtgatGCTAGTGGGGGTGATTTTGGTGGTGGTGTGCGTGGTAAGGTGGTGAAACTGAGGTGACAAATGTTATGAGCTCCAaattctatgtttttttttttttttttaatattcaaataaaattgaagcttcatttttcttttttttcttttttttttttcaggcgATATGCCCCTAATTtattcaacaaagaaaatatatatattaattaagtttaCTCACGTGCCATTCGATTTCATAACATAAATATACTTTGAGCATGTTAATTtattcaacaaagaaaatatatatattaattaagtttaCTCACGTGCCATTCGATTTCATAACATAAATATACTTTGAGCATGTCATTGGTCATCTTGATTGTGAGAAAATGCAAGCTTAATGCCGGTGTAAATTCTGTGAAAGAGTCGACacatttgaaattattttatgtgttttaatttgtttttcctaCTAAAACAATGCTCTAGTTAATTCGATTCGATGATCTTGACACAATTGTAGTTGGTGCACGTACGTAATAGCCGCCTGACCATTGACCCTCCAAAGTGGGGGTAAGATGTGTACTTTCATGATTTATAATACTTGACCATTCGTTattcaaaaacaaagaatgaGTTTTGTTCTTCTAATTTTGCTTTGCTCtttgaatttgttgttttttttggtcgaatttgaatttgttgtttAGTTCTCTTGGATTTCCTAGTGTATCATGTGGGATgcaaaaatattataattagaAAAAGGATATAGACAAATCATTCTTACCATCTCTTTGACATGTCCCGATTGCAACTTGTGTATTTTTGTAGGGCTTTCCACAAAAGGGAGCTAAGTTTTCGACTTCTTTTTTGTCCATTTACACTCCTTTGTATGTAAtagtaaaaagtattaaaaaataaaaggaagtgtaagtggacaaaaaggGGAGTGAGAAAATCTACACGTTATACAAAAACCCTTATAGAGTttatttggagagaaaaacccaaaactagtaacttgtcattttcttattgatttttagaaaatttgaaCACACTAAtaaccaattaaaaaatgacaaatgacTAGTTTTAGGTTTTTCCCCCCAAATAGATTATATATGGGTTTTGTATAATATGTCATGTTAAAATGGACTTATTATAAAAACCTAGTATTATAAGTAATTAATTGCGATAATAAGATGTCACTTGTGCTTAaatatagagtttttttttttaattttat comes from Prunus dulcis chromosome 6, ALMONDv2, whole genome shotgun sequence and encodes:
- the LOC117633221 gene encoding lysM domain receptor-like kinase 4 translates to MIYLCFFILVCLNLSYAEQYYDPTECASDASYSGSRYICNMFQNSCRTFLVYRANPHFQTVSNISELFQMDSDALLGLNNLTSPSEALRAGREVLIPIDCSCSGQYFQASFSYMVSENTSYSEIACGVFEGLLKSFTFREENLSQENKLKVGTELLLPLRCACPDKLASSSGVKYLVTYPFVEGDGPIILSQKFGISPEDLWAVNHLGPSQTVFPKTTVLVPLRAPPVLNFNILDSPPPAPDFLPTNPVEKTVKNTKVKKLYIAGSVLGFSLLLAALIAFIILYRRASKKWKSEKLQSFTALSSPISCSTVRSPLKSGQTGRSSPISSCLSPDILAGLKYSLFNYSLEELRRATRDFNEENKIGSLVYRGLINNVEVMIKQMRFEDTSHVIDVHSKINHINILNLEAVSYGENHLAWSYLVFEYPSNGCLRDCLSSPSITPLKWHRRTQIAFDIATGLHYLHCCTFPSCAHLDINTRNIFVTENWRAKLSNIGTISAFGSSEGNDKGWVAPEYLLHGSASEKVDIFAFGVVLLELISAREDIDGKFFKESIKFLGGGASKGGFLEQLRSFMDPQLEDYPLAEALCLAVLAKGCVEDDPLHRPSIDDIMKVLARMV
- the LOC117632757 gene encoding alpha carbonic anhydrase 7-like, with the translated sequence MEKFATLILVCSFLIVLVLLLSCQATSDEVEEEREFNYEDDSEKGPARWGKIRQEWSMCNKGSMQSPIDLLDDRVEVVSDMGRLQGSYRPRNATLENRGHDIMLKWEADAGFIRINGTLYQLKQCHWHSPSEHTVNDKSFDLEVHLVHQSPTGKNAVTGILYKIGEPDPFLTSIMDYLADISGTSEKQKVVGMVDPKQIKTGSIKYYRYIGSLTIPPCTQDVIWTIVEKVRSVSSEQVKLLRVAVHDGSDTNARPVQPRNRRVVQLYKPTVEEEN